One part of the Candidatus Aquiluna sp. UB-MaderosW2red genome encodes these proteins:
- a CDS encoding type II toxin-antitoxin system Phd/YefM family antitoxin, whose translation MAISLTAFRQNIYQHVKQVLADDSGSLIINTKDGDVELVNSAELRSLREFNHLFSSPANASRLLASIERAKKGETVEVTLEDIDKLMTKNNEAVV comes from the coding sequence GTGGCAATCTCACTGACAGCATTTCGCCAGAACATCTACCAGCACGTGAAACAAGTGCTGGCAGATGATTCCGGAAGTCTAATAATCAACACAAAAGACGGGGATGTGGAGCTGGTTAATAGTGCGGAACTGCGGAGTCTGCGAGAGTTCAACCACCTATTTTCATCACCGGCTAATGCGAGCCGATTACTTGCCAGTATTGAGCGGGCCAAAAAGGGCGAAACAGTCGAGGTTACCCTTGAGGATATTGACAAGCTGATGACAAAGAATAATGAAGCTGTCGTTTGA
- a CDS encoding Txe/YoeB family addiction module toxin, producing the protein MKLSFEASAWEDLQWWIEHDRRIAKQIRKLLDAVLRQPREGIGKPEPLRGLGAEIFSRRITLEHRLVYGVLPGEIKILSCRHHY; encoded by the coding sequence ATGAAGCTGTCGTTTGAGGCAAGTGCTTGGGAGGATTTGCAGTGGTGGATCGAACACGACAGACGGATTGCAAAACAGATTAGGAAGCTTTTAGACGCCGTCCTCAGACAACCACGAGAGGGTATCGGTAAGCCCGAGCCACTGCGGGGTTTAGGGGCAGAGATCTTCTCCCGGAGAATAACGCTGGAGCACCGACTTGTTTACGGGGTTTTGCCTGGTGAAATCAAAATCCTAAGTTGCCGCCACCATTACTAA
- a CDS encoding Gfo/Idh/MocA family protein has protein sequence MKLPVPKIIDPASVPVLRWGIIGPGSIAETFVGATQNHTKQEFHAVASRTPGRAQEFADKFKIPKTYASYQDLADDPDLDAIYIASYPADHHAHALLALTAGKHVLVEKPITYLPEHAKEIFEVAKSKGLLAMEAMWTRYLPQSTILQQLLTDESLGDPQLFTAAFCTDNRAVGRLWEKGGGGVIFDMGIYPIAMAQQFMGNPVKIHAQGKVRADGMDEESYVVMEYANGSRANITMSGISSLPIEANCSFENGLVKIAEPFLAPSAISVRDKEFYFSEDTWKDETGILGHEGLSYQATAFAQYVGEGLIESPVHSSSDVVANIEVAHEICRQIGASVF, from the coding sequence ATGAAACTACCTGTCCCCAAAATCATCGATCCAGCATCAGTCCCAGTTCTTCGGTGGGGGATCATTGGCCCGGGAAGTATCGCAGAGACCTTTGTGGGCGCGACTCAAAACCACACCAAGCAGGAGTTTCACGCTGTCGCATCTCGAACCCCGGGAAGGGCGCAAGAGTTTGCGGATAAATTTAAAATCCCAAAAACCTATGCCAGCTATCAGGACCTAGCCGACGACCCTGATTTAGACGCCATATACATCGCCAGCTATCCGGCAGACCACCACGCTCACGCCCTATTGGCGCTAACTGCCGGCAAGCACGTTCTAGTTGAGAAGCCAATCACTTATTTGCCTGAGCACGCCAAGGAGATCTTCGAGGTTGCTAAATCAAAGGGTCTATTGGCGATGGAAGCGATGTGGACCAGGTATTTGCCACAGTCCACAATTCTTCAGCAACTCTTGACCGATGAATCACTCGGCGATCCGCAACTATTCACCGCAGCCTTTTGCACCGATAACCGAGCAGTTGGTCGGCTATGGGAAAAAGGTGGCGGGGGCGTCATATTCGATATGGGCATCTACCCAATCGCAATGGCCCAACAATTCATGGGTAACCCGGTGAAAATACACGCCCAAGGCAAAGTGAGGGCGGACGGCATGGACGAGGAAAGCTACGTCGTAATGGAGTACGCCAATGGCTCTCGGGCCAACATCACAATGTCTGGCATCTCCTCGCTGCCAATCGAGGCCAACTGCTCATTCGAAAATGGTTTGGTAAAGATTGCCGAACCATTCTTGGCGCCTTCGGCAATATCTGTTCGAGATAAAGAGTTTTATTTTTCGGAGGACACCTGGAAAGACGAAACCGGAATCTTGGGCCACGAGGGCCTGAGCTACCAGGCAACCGCGTTTGCCCAATACGTTGGTGAAGGGCTGATTGAGTCACCAGTTCACAGCTCATCCGATGTAGTTGCCAACATCGAGGTCGCTCACGAAATATGTCGGCAAATTGGAGCTAGCGTCTTTTAG
- a CDS encoding O-antigen ligase: MFVITAGDAVRYSVGWVGWGIIVGVLAVVLVITLLATNPRRTFLRVPIPLALLLALMALSVIWSQYREATYLGLALQFISTLFAIFLANQFGWRQLLNIFGNLIRFILVTSLVFEIVAGIFGPIKPIFPNYQGETPPSASYLWSQGNLFDSQRIQGIVGNANLLAFIAVLGALLFLVEYIVTNRSKKIPIASMGLAILLAVLAKSGGMTLAVFVIVFAAAIAILAEGRARSTRHRIYRIALGLLGFIALVALVYRVELFDLLGKSADASGRFYIWETVLGLIWEKPIEGWGWISYWIPGVEPFDGLIVINGVPMYQAHNAYLDTWLQVGIFGLILLGWLMIATFVRLWRVAVRHTNPLYLYPLFIFLVIAAQSLTESRLLVEISWVLLVLVATKSREPFAELEPLGRTSKLRKLFRLKRKPAKR, from the coding sequence TTGTTTGTAATTACCGCCGGTGACGCGGTTCGTTATTCGGTGGGCTGGGTTGGTTGGGGCATAATCGTCGGAGTCTTGGCGGTGGTTTTAGTAATCACTCTTTTAGCCACCAATCCCAGAAGAACTTTTTTGCGAGTGCCAATCCCACTCGCTCTACTTCTGGCCTTGATGGCGCTGAGCGTTATTTGGTCTCAGTATCGCGAGGCTACCTATTTGGGTTTAGCACTGCAGTTCATCTCAACATTGTTTGCAATATTCTTAGCCAATCAATTCGGATGGCGTCAACTACTAAACATCTTTGGCAATCTGATTCGCTTCATTTTGGTGACCTCCCTGGTTTTCGAGATTGTGGCCGGAATCTTTGGACCAATCAAACCGATATTCCCTAATTACCAGGGCGAAACCCCGCCAAGCGCTTCATATCTATGGAGCCAGGGCAACCTTTTTGATTCACAAAGAATTCAGGGAATTGTTGGAAACGCAAATCTCTTAGCGTTTATCGCAGTCCTTGGAGCTTTGCTGTTTTTAGTCGAATACATCGTGACAAACCGCTCAAAGAAAATCCCCATAGCATCCATGGGTCTGGCAATCTTGCTGGCCGTTTTGGCGAAATCCGGCGGGATGACGTTGGCGGTTTTTGTAATAGTGTTTGCGGCTGCAATTGCAATCCTGGCTGAGGGAAGGGCTCGCTCAACAAGGCATCGGATTTATCGGATTGCACTCGGGCTTTTGGGCTTTATCGCTCTGGTGGCGCTGGTTTATCGGGTGGAACTTTTTGACCTCCTCGGTAAATCAGCGGACGCTTCGGGCCGGTTTTATATTTGGGAAACAGTGCTCGGTTTGATTTGGGAAAAACCAATCGAAGGCTGGGGTTGGATCAGTTATTGGATTCCTGGGGTGGAGCCGTTTGACGGTTTGATTGTGATTAATGGTGTTCCGATGTATCAGGCTCATAACGCGTATCTCGACACCTGGTTGCAAGTCGGGATATTTGGTCTAATTTTGCTCGGGTGGTTAATGATCGCAACCTTTGTGAGGTTGTGGCGAGTTGCCGTAAGACACACCAACCCGCTGTACCTTTACCCACTATTTATTTTCTTGGTGATTGCTGCGCAATCTCTAACCGAATCAAGGCTTTTGGTTGAAATCAGCTGGGTGCTTTTGGTGCTGGTGGCAACTAAATCCAGAGAACCTTTCGCCGAGCTGGAGCCACTTGGGCGAACCTCAAAACTGCGCAAGCTTTTTAGACTCAAGCGCAAGCCGGCAAAGCGTTAG